The DNA segment GGACATGATCATCATGATAAATTGGGATTCTAAGTGATGGATTTACTTAGGTAAATTtccctgtaagaattggaatatgatttttgggTTTTCAAGTAATGACAATTTTTCATCAGGACACCGACATGACTTATACTgggagacgtgaactgtgatcaagACTAGGCATGGTGGAGTATGTTTCCAATGTTGctctggaagtcttttgtacttcataAGGTTATGAAAAAGgtactcagtctagagatcattaCAAAAGTTACGTTAAGTATAAATTATTGTCCGTGATATTGAATTTTATTGTCGGTGGATAGAACTTTGTTGAGATAAGTGTTTCCTGATTAGGAACATTTTGCAACGGAAAATTTTGGGATCTACCAAATGATCGATCCAGTTAGTGGATGACGGAATGTCATGAGCCTGATAGGTTACAGCAAGGATTCGacagtatgagaattcacttggataaTGAAATAAAtagcacttaggtgttcatgtctGATTGTAATAGCTCAATTGCGAGTAGTTAGACTGGTGCAAAGTTAGTGCCCAGTGATTACTCGTGACTATCGTCAGATTCAGTCGGAAATAGACACAATTGATTCCAAGATGAATATCAAATATAGCGAAATGAGTATGTGTTCCAAGACAGTGATTAAGATGTAACAAGGTATAGTTTATTCTGTAAATTACATCTACATGGACAGACTGGTGTTATCACATATTTAAGATCTAGTATCATGGTGGAGATATCTCTAGTTGTGAGATATAATGATACGAGTGTCAGTCCAATCTTTAGAAATTTGACTCAGGATTTGAGTATCAGATTAAAAGTATTCCAGTAAGGCTAACCAGTGTTTGAATCAGTGGGATGACACTGCGATGAATTATCATGTTTCTTGATGTTGAGTGAGTCAGTAGATTTAGATTGAACATCGACAACTTAGGGGAAAAGTATTACAGATATCGATTCTTGAGTGGAAATAGGAATTATCATAATGAATTTGGAAACCAATGGCCGGTATTCTCAAGTAATTATGGTACGATCAGGATTGTGATGTATTGACTCACCAAGGTAACATATTCCTTTTGTGGAATAGAGATGTCACTTTTGACAGTAGTGATTGATTACACATTTAAGATATCGTGAATTTTCTTGGCTTATCTGTAAGCATTCTCAGCGATAGAGAGTTTAGAATTgtttctagattctgggggagtttcAGCATGTCTTAAGGAATACTTTCACTATAATACAGTCGATCATATGGAGACTGATGATCAGTCTGGGTATAGTATCTGCATTTTGGATTTTGTCCAGCTTGGAAAAAATCAGGTTTCAGTGATTGGGTTGTATTCATCAGTTATCACAGCAGTGATGGTGAGACACCATTTGACAAGTAGTGCAAACAAGGATGCTATATTCCAATGTTCTAAACATAAATTTGAGAAACCAAGAGTTAATTCTCAGGGTATTTATATAACTGATTAACTATATCTCTAGAACTAATGGTCTGATTTTGATATTGGACAATACATGAGATATATTCAGACAATTATTGTTGTTATATGGGTCTAGAATCCACAATGTGTTCTATGTATCATTAAGATGATTTGTGATAGATGAGTTTTACATCTTATGATTATCCAAGGTACAGTGAATACAGATTTGACATTTATGGAAGTACCATGTTGTTAATTGAATCATAAGGAAGTGTTGGGGAATAAGATTTTCCTTTTTAATTCGGATTCAGTATGGAGACACTACTGaggattattttaaaatttgataaggTCTTGTAAATGATATAGAGAATAAAGAACCTGCTATTCTTATTCAAGTTCATAACAGTACTTAAGATtcatttcgaggacaaaattatcttaagtgagggagaatgtagtagacTGATTCTATTTTAcaacatttaaatttttaatcatgtttatagttaataaatcatgatttatttgggctcgggtCCGAACTGGATTCGTAGGGTTCGAACAGGATCGGAGCCATCGACGGAGTTCGGAAGCTATGGGGCAGATCGGAGCATCCAAACTGAtattggagcgtccgatcgaggTGTAAcgcccgattttatcttaatcgactttatttgagataatcggagatttcagagttcaagagccgacttgattttgatcagggtcctttttgcaaatttcggaattttcagggaccaaaacgcaaaaaatggaattgttataatatctagactttgactaagtctcccATTCTCCCTTCATCCCTCCCAAACGTTTCTCTCCCCCATTGAAGAACTCAACGtgagtttcaagcttttggatttcctcccgagctcgatccgtccgttagaaattatttctgaaggaagattagcgatcacggctgagagagcttcgttataccgtaaatatttctccgatcggatatgttttgtttttcggagatggttagaatcgatttagattctagtatgttgttcctggcagagttctgatcgtttattatctgtcagttttgaattagagcgacgttcggatttgttatgaatttttgaagggattttcgaaaaagtgagttttgtgatttgttggaattggattgttttggttgaatgttgattgatatgagttgcttagagtgatattatgctgtttgcattttcggttagttgaatttatagccgttatgccgccggtttgagattttggaaattggagattcgtttgagtttttgggagttgctcgttttgaatggattgatattggattgattttatctccgcagattagttgaagatcgtggagttccgaattggcaactttcgaatcgttgaagagttgatcgaggtttggtatcgagttgatccatcctcgaaagttgaattgaattatctttatcgttgaattttgatttggaattcttgtatcgatgttgtttccaggtttggagcatcgacgttgttgaaaagaggtataagatgactttgaatggaatggaacgaatgactctaatccgacttgattcgagtgttccggaaaaatcacatacttgcatgttaattgattatttgagttatgttgcattgcattcatattgagcatatgaaccctgatttgaatagcgggcaggacggcccttttgatgatagacgttttgggaattatattgtgagtggcctgggtgtagctgtttcacctagtgctagcatactccttatagttgcaccaaagtctagaggatggagatacgtagcaccacctcgatcgggagagtcggtgagttgtttacgtgatctcgtcctcgggatcccaaaagcaaaagctgaaatgttttgattatccgacttgataatctcagatttaaagacatgcattgcatttatgcatatgaattgagttttagacatgcttgtggaattgcatggttgttatttgaatatgtagaagatgatgcatttcgtttgagatgtttttatgatattgcatgtttgtctcttttactgggaatattattctcaccggattattcggctgttgtcttgtctttgcatgtgtgcttggcaacaggtggggcaggaccgagtcagagatcgcatggctaggtggatgagttgatagagtgaggccttgttattgtagaagtcgaatttgaaatcgaacttagattgtattcgaactcgatttgtattttggattttggaacttagaattgatgcatgttctactctttcttgtaattgaatacttcgttgttggaaaagtgttagttggatcatgtcggagcctttccgggtgttggattgcacttttggagccttattttgagctaaaacagcaggccatgggcgcccgcgcctggtgaggagcgcccgcgcgttctgctccctttctcggaggcccgggcagggctgtatgcgcgcccgcgcgtcaccctgtgtaaaaaaaaaaaaaaaaaaaaactttgcttttaatcttagatcttgtatgcgtaattattgtttttttctgagattagatgattagaatcgaggtctcacattaagtggtatcagagcgataagattctttggactgaatttagaagtgagcggggtagatcgagtccgcatgaattgaattctcgcatgtgattgagttattgattgcagcgattgagttatcttgtgtcctaacctttgataatcagataggtcctcgacgagttattaacaggaacCCACCACCAGTTATTCCTgctactgagcaagctagtaccgaaactgttgagatggatgctacagcgacacctatggaaaccctgctgaagaggtttcagtcttttaatccgccgttgttgatgggcactgaaaatccagttgattgtgagagttggttggatgatatcgatcagctgTTTGATTCTATCGATTACTCAaatgaccgccgaaccaggttagtcattcatcagcttcgtggtgttgctaagaactggtggattatgacgaagaaagcaatggagagtagaggtatggAAATTACTTGGGCTCTTTTCAAGTCTGAGTTCTATAAGCGGTtcttccctatctcgtatcgcaaagataagggagcagagtttgccaacctgaggcaagggaatctgaacattgaagagtacgtggctaagttcgatagtctgttgcgttttgcaccgctaattgccggagatgaagaagctaaggcagatcagttcatcaatggtttgaaccctgacgtcttcacgttggtaaatacaggcctaacaactttgcggatgccatgaatcgcgcaaagggagcagaagcaggtttgtggagacagagaggaaatcagtttgtgcctcagcagcagcaaggacagtttcaggcacaatcttctcaataccaaaaccaaccgttccattaccagaatcaatcctttcagtttcagaaccaaccaccgagttctgagggtggtagcagtggaggtaacaggaaggattactatctcccgaagggaaagcagtttaagaagcacgaaaccagttcttcgagctcgagtggttcgaggcagtatggatcgggacagagttcgggacagtcaggcatgtcttgtgccaactgcgggggtcgtcactccagtgatcagtgtagaggtatttttggaagctgtcatatttgtaaccaggcggggcattttgcgagaacatgtcctcagcgtgttcctcagcaagctcaaagtggaattttcccgagacagatagctcagcctcagcagcaagcaccttctgttcactctttccaacctcagcagcagaataggcaggaaggtaatcagtatggaagccagcctcccagacagcaggcacgagtctttgctttgtctGAGGATcagcagactcaggctgcacccgataatgacagatcaggtaacgttcgatattgagtttcctattcttattggactgttagatactggcgaatctcttgccttcttattgaagaatctgtatatgtttaacgtgcctcttttaaattgttgaatcgttcgaattgatgaatactccagtagtgttgttaacttctgttaaccggatcttttagatgaattagttgagactaggaattcttatcgttgatttcttatctttttggaatgagaattgtactgatctttggagcttttgagaatcgtatagcagatgtttgtgccgagcagttgtatgtttttcttcgatgtctgaattcttttggatcgaatggtcttcttcgattgtatgatttgatgatggaatttatgccgatcagcgatcttttcttatcgagattttggagatgtattcttattaagtggaattgcgctatagtctagacgtcgagacagttgaagatgctcgagactcaatgtctgaatctggactttgagctcgtagcgatcttattgatttgaagacctGTTCTTCTATTTGTCTTATGCGGAAATTCacgtgatctgttctaatcttaagagttggagtaattattttagcagacggaactgatttgaaagcagagaagaggattagattgtatgagatttcttactGCGAATTTTATCTCaggaattgtatgcagcaaccgatgttttgagctgttcttattttatctactgtctgatttgattgaccgattgttggaatctgctaccgttttccgtacagaatgactttcattcaagattagaggattgagatcttgtcagaggtcgtcagatgtcatgtttGGCCGAAGTCGgttagtttagacagagatccttgatgcgctcattctttcggcaaggacttcgatgagattttgttgcctgatttcaactttttcagtttgatatcctcagaacgacggacagccagattagACGAGTCAAACTTTGGATGTTATGCCTTGAGTTGAAACCGGAGATGATTTGATTGTGACTGAGCTTAGGAGGATTTTCTGTAGAGAaggagtcgacttttgattgacagACTTGTAGGAGTAGTTTGGAGAacagagttcgtgttggaaccgtgtcgatttcgaggacgaaatcttttcttagtgggggagaattgtaacgcccgattttatcttaatcgactttatttgagataatcggagatttcagagttcaagagccgacttgattttgatcagggtcctttttgcaaatttcggaattttcagggactaaaacgcaaaaaatggaattgttataatatctagactttgactaagtctcccATTCTCCCTTCATCCCTCCCAAACGTTTCTCTCCCCCATTGAAGAACTCAACGtgagtttcaagcttttggatttcctcccgagctcgatccgtccgttagaaattatttctgaaggaagattagcgatcacggctgagagagcttcgttataccgtaagtatttctccgatcggatatgttttgcttttcggaggtggttagaatcgatttagattctagtatgttgttcctggcggagttctgatcgtttattatctgtcagttttgaattagagcgacgttcggatttgttatgaatttttgaagggattttcgaaaaagtgagttttgtgatttgttggaattggattgttttggttgaatgttgattgatatgagttgcttagagtgatattatgctgtttgcattttcggttagttgaatttatagtcgttatgccgccggtttgagattttggaaattggagattcgtttgagtttttgggagttgctcgttttgaatggattgatattggattgattttatctccgcagattagttgaagatcgtggagttccgaattggcaactttcgaatcgttgaagagttgatcgaggtttggtatcgagttgatccatcctcgaaagttgaattgaattatctttatcgttgaattttgatttggaattcttgtatcgatgttgtttccaggtttggagcatcgacattgttgaaaagaggtataagatgacttggaatggaatggaacgaatgactcgaatccgacttgattcgagtgttccggaaaaatcacatacttgcatgttaattgattatttgagttatgttgcattgcattcatatttgagcatatgaaccctgatttgaatagcgggcaggacggcccttttgatgatagacgttttgggaattatattgtgagtggcctgggtgtagctgtttcacctagtgctagcatactccttatagttgcaccaaagtctagaggatggagatacgtagcaccacctcgatcgggagagtcggtgagttgtttacgtgatctcgtcctcgggatcccaaaagcaaaagctgaaatgttttgattatccgacttgataatctcaaatttaaagacatgcattgcatttatgcatatgaattgagttttagacatgcttgtggaattgcatggttgttatttgaatatgtcgaagatgatgcatttcgtttgagatgtttttatgttATTCTCACACGAGGTGCCATGCACGTGTCAACAAAAATTGAACACGTAACTGCATGCATGgtatcggagcgtccgatcttgaCCGATCGGAATGTTACACTCATGcacagatcggagcgtccgatcgaggcctataaataggggttcgaGGCTCTCATTTTGGATGCAAAATCAAATCCTATCCTCTTTCATTATgactctattttaagggcttcgggttTCTTTCTTTAAGATTTGGAGTAGGAAGTagtatttttatagcggacagtgtccgtagtagtGGCCAAGCAGCGGATCTTTGGCAAGGTGTTCAGGGGTCGTAGCAAGGCTGTGCCCAAGCTTTGGGGAATTCGACATCAGCGGGATgacaacggacgaaggtatagctctggatccttatagaaaatatggagtatgctatagtttaattaaggcttttaaagcatGATAGGTGTTTTTTGGCATGCtagataatgcatggttatattgtattgtagtgttgcatggtaggcttggaacctagatgggagcttctaggatctgccttagtaaggtacgacaCTATTCGAGATTTCCAGATtgaatatgcatgtattatgtggttgcatgtattatatggctgcatgtattatgtggttACATGTTTTATCTGATTTATCAttacaacatgtcatgactgtatgttgcatacattagCTTATTGATCCCATatccttgagatatcctgtagtagggcactCACCTTACGAGTTGTAAATTGTTGGATACGTAAAatttgtgtcaggtcaccgttatggttggacacttgtactagtatcaggtcaccattatccattgggtataggagccacctcttgaggcgacggcgcagcgtgctatataacctgggcccggtctatgagcttgtttcttgacctgagtatcttggtacccagttcacctgcatacatgcacatataataatGTATACTCAACTCTCGTACtaagcattttatgctcacgtacgGTAATTTTctgttgtctggacaccccattcgatggagCAGTTGCAGTTAATTGTTTTGAGGAttgggaggttaggtggtgaccaaggcaaattgcagggttgaccactaggttatACTTTTTTGGTATTAGTTTATTTAAGTTCTGCATTTTTACtcttatttagtttattattgattaattgcatgcttaagcttctgattagtaggtattCACAATGTGGGTCACTACAACTTCAGTGATGGACTTTGGATTATcatggcaggatcatttgccgatGATAGAGTTCGCATATAACAATAGCTACCATCGCAGCAATGGCATGGTACCATTTCAGGCTCTTTATGGTCGCCGTAGTCGAACACTcttattctgggatgaaataGGGGAGAGACAAGTTGAGAGACTGGATCTGATTCAGCAGATTGTGGATAAAGTTGATTTGATCAAGAAGAGGATCAAGACTGCACAAGATAGACAGGCCAGTTACGCCAACACCAAGCGTAGACCTTTGAATTTTCAGACAAGGGAACATGTCTTCTTGAGAGTTTCATctttcagaaaggtgatgagatttggtctcaaagGGAAGTTATGTTATGCCTTAATGTCTATAATGCATAAACAAGTctcaaatattatgttttgatgattacaaaactaggttaattgttactaatattttaaagtgagaaatttgcagatatTAAAATTATTGTCAAAGAaaaatattggaagcaagaaccgatagccaaaaattgaaagaaaaattttaaagtgTTCGGATCTACAggcttcggacggtccgaagaggttTGGACCCTCCGAAGATTTTCCAGAATTTAATATTGTTCGGAGGATGGTTCAGAGGCTActaagtgaaagagtgggtgcccggtgagccaacttgtggctaagggctttgatgactctttgtataaacaatcttttgtttaatataatttacacttttattaatggcaatgactttatctttcttcatattgtgatattgtgatatactattgttgttttgataaagaccttgaatatactatagtgtatgtaagatgtggtagtacatggggatgtctatcatgaaacacatcttatagtcactgtatattctaaacagttcctagtcgattgagccgtccgttaataaggataaggatcgctcgagtttgagactagaatttgcgatgcagagtaccacgttttattggtaaggaacatagagatgttcgaagcatgcaaatggatattcatacgatgaatgatcgaactactctatccggactttccaagtggttatcacttatcgagtggataaagtccgcggttttggttgtacaccattagtccttactacttgaaacatcattgagactctatatgctagtactgtgttttgactcgtttaccgactctattggggtcatcaggtgtcgggattgggtacagttacaacacatataggagtcgatgctttgttgtcaaggattcaccacatacttgcgagtgtggatatcctatgcgatctgaggagatattagtgtgacgaatctctggccagagtacatgatgtgttttaagaaatggtttcttagtagcacatgcgatgtcactatttgatcttcaagatgcattgcatagttatcgaatctcgaacgactctcgatttaccaatggttgttgattcgatcgggatatatggatgaagggaccgtactgtatgctaaccaaaatctattggttcttgtaggcactatcagtgatacctagggaatcatggggcgatgttgctaggcgctcttaccatgattcgatgggcaagtcgaaaattgttgttccgagtcacaaggagttgtgagcccacggctagctgtttccctgaaccattgagggtcacacagagtaatggatttttaatccccattgagatagttaaatttaaagagttaaatttaatgaacaaagaagtgggacttcttatttaagagtagaggagtaagatttcctaaaatgacatagggatgggcatttttgaaaatcactgaattcggattcagaaaaatttatcttgactttaaaagatgcagaaatggtttctgtgcacattggtgaaattggtttatcaatctgagtcacgatgaattttatattaatttctgaacatgcgggctttgcttgtcaggcttgaacttatgactaatgggccctaagctgttagcagcccacattataaataagttattgcagtacataaataagacaacagaggtcacaatttttgaaaaccctagtttttctctctaaaagtggccgcccccctctcctctgctcgggaaaaatccagcctgtgaattttgaatttgcagtctggtttaacgaatcaaattcattaattctcttcgtagaaacttctgatagattttctagtgcaatctatcagagggattaaatctctgttcgtagacctgattgaagaacagttcgtccatcagttcctgggagatacaacaagagcagagtaatctgttggtgtccataatctcgattcgagattggaggtaaaaatttataattgtgatttaatttttacacacacaatttaatcgtaaagttttgatacccattatggaatcgttccatataaaaatttttaaatttccgctgcaccgggtatcaattctgattgatctgatcgccgttctccaacactaaGTTAAGgacttcggacgatctgaaGTGTGTGAGGACGGTCCGAAGTATTTCTAGAATTTTATATTCTTCGGAGTGAATATCGGAGGCCACAAAGacaggagttcggaggatccgaagtcatgatcggacgatccgatctcttTACGGCGTTGATAGATTTTGTCAGAAGAAATTTTCCAGACAGGGAATTTAATGCAGCctatcggacgatccgaagcaagttcggatggtccgaacagtTCCTTAGCCGCACATTTTTTAATTTGAACTAGCacggttcggacgatccaaagccCAGATCGGAAGGTTTGATCTCACCCGAATTagcactataaatagaaggcaTTTCGAGGCCATTTTCGATCAGGCAACTCAAGAAATCTTCTCTTCTCTCATTCAAGTTTtcatttaagagtttctatacATATACATTCAAATAGAGAGTTGATTGTAAAAATTTTTGTGAGTTGTTGAGCTATTGCTGTATACTCGAGTGTGAATTCGAGTTTGTttttgaggctatccttggagtccttaaggccaagagtgtgagttgtatcggctatccttggagccatcaaggccaaaaGACATGGTGATTGTGATGTTGTATCGGTTATACTTGAAGCCATCAACGCCAAGtcaaagtgctagtggatcTTTGGTTAATCGACTTTAACCAAGAATGGGAGACATATACGATTtatcttcgaacttccataaacatatcctctcTTATTCACCTCTTTATTTACttaccgcatttatttactTATTATTGCTTTGATTGATTtcattg comes from the Henckelia pumila isolate YLH828 chromosome 1, ASM3356847v2, whole genome shotgun sequence genome and includes:
- the LOC140861692 gene encoding uncharacterized protein — translated: MDFGLSWQDHLPMIEFAYNNSYHRSNGMVPFQALYGRRSRTLLFWDEIGERQVERLDLIQQIVDKVDLIKKRIKTAQDRQASYANTKRRPLNFQTREHVFLRVSSFRKILKLLSKKNIGSKNR